The Candidatus Methylacidiphilales bacterium genome includes the window TTCGCAGCTTGGCCCTTGTCGTCATCTTGTACGCGATTAAGGTCTGTTTTCAGCAAGGTGGAACTCGAAATGCTTCCGGAATTATATTCGATGAAGTCCGCAGCCTATTTATCCGAGTCTCTGCTCTTGAAAAATTTCCCGCAACAGCGGAAAATGAGCCCAGGCAGCCTCCCGGGCTACAAATGGAGGAAAATTCTCCACCACACTCTTGCCTGCATGCTCCTCACACTGGTTGGCGCGATTATCGTGTTTGCGTATTTTTACCACGTCTTCCACAGCGCACAGGTGGCGAAATTGGAGGCCGAACAGCGGATGGCCCAACTGCAGCAGGAAATCGACCGGCTGCAACAGCTCAATTATTACACCTCCACCCAGATGATCGGCCTTGCGAAAAAAATCCATGACGTGGTCGAGACCGCCGACGGGGACCAGAAAAAATTTCTTTCTCTGCTGATTCCTGAAGCCCTGCGCGTGCAGGCCACCCATGGCGTGCCCGCATCCGCCACCATGGCGATGGCCATCTATGAAAGCGGCTATGGCCGCAGCCAGCTCGCGGTAGAACACAATAATTTCTTTGGTTTGAAAGCGTTAAGCGAAGCTTGGGAAGGGCCCAGGGTTTACACGGCGACGCACGACAGCGGGCAAAGGACCATGGCCTATTTCCGCGGGTATTCGGACATCCACACGGCTGTGCTGGGCTATGCGGATTTTCTCAAGGAATCCGGCCGCTACGCCTCGGCATTTCATTACCGCGACGGGGACAAATTCGTACAGGCCATTCTAAAGGCCGGATACTGTCCCGACTCGGATTACCACCGCCATATCGCCGAGATTATTTCCCGGCATCAACTCAACACGTTGGACCTGCCTGAAGCAAGCGCCTCCCACCCGATTGGCCGCCACACCGTAGCCCTGGCACCGGTAATCCCTCCCTGGCGCAAAGGTTGGCTGACGGCGGCTGAAGTCCATTAGAGCAAATTGCATTCATATTGTCGCGTCATCGCGAGAACCCAAACCTTTCAAAAAGGTGTTTTGAGCGGGGAGGGACGTGGAAATTTTGGAGTGCGTCCGCCACGGCGGACGCTTTTTACTCACGACCCATGTCGGAGTTGCACTTTAGCGGAAAATCCAAAGCGGTGTCGCGCCCGGCTGCTGCCGGACTTGCCACCGCACTCCATATCGCCTCATGGTCAAAATGATTTTCGTTATAAGATTCTGCATTTTAACATGTTGCCACAAGTGTTCATTGGAGCATTTTCGATTCAATTGGCTGCATATTGGGCATGAGCAAAGAAGTTGGCGCAGTGCTCTGGTGTGAAGGATTGGATTGCGTATTTGAGAGCCGAGATCAGATCCTTCCAACATCTGGGGGCGGCTCTGCGCAAGTGGGACTTTAATTTGGCGAAGGCCATCTCGATCGGATTGAGATCCGGGCTGTAGGGTGGCAAGTAGAGCAGTCCGGCCCCACAGGCTTCAATCGCTTTGCGGACGCCCTTGACTTTGTGCGAAGAGAGA containing:
- a CDS encoding glucosaminidase domain-containing protein, which encodes MLPELYSMKSAAYLSESLLLKNFPQQRKMSPGSLPGYKWRKILHHTLACMLLTLVGAIIVFAYFYHVFHSAQVAKLEAEQRMAQLQQEIDRLQQLNYYTSTQMIGLAKKIHDVVETADGDQKKFLSLLIPEALRVQATHGVPASATMAMAIYESGYGRSQLAVEHNNFFGLKALSEAWEGPRVYTATHDSGQRTMAYFRGYSDIHTAVLGYADFLKESGRYASAFHYRDGDKFVQAILKAGYCPDSDYHRHIAEIISRHQLNTLDLPEASASHPIGRHTVALAPVIPPWRKGWLTAAEVH